Proteins found in one Pelmatolapia mariae isolate MD_Pm_ZW linkage group LG7, Pm_UMD_F_2, whole genome shotgun sequence genomic segment:
- the ada2a gene encoding adenosine deaminase 2-A, which yields MAALLQRPHAAVLCLSMLYLTGGMSIPDPKQREALIKQESSMQTGGQQVLTDAEQRLNARLLKMKQDEMEREEFPPAMHFFKARELIRNSPIFKLLQKMPKGGALHLHDFSMVDVEWLVKNATYRPHCYICFTSRSVRFIFSSQQPKPLPNCSSWALLESLRAKTVNTTDLDNSIMGNLTLFTDKDPEAVYPTQTVVWSIFEETFQAAYGLVTYAPVFKDYFYQGLSQFYMDNVMYLELRAILPEIYDLDGRTYDKAWTLKTCQDISRQFVANHPDFFGVRIIFTAKRTINTNTMLKVVEEAMELYRDFPDIMAGFDLVGWEDGGRPLWYYRDALSLPVERGVPLPFFFHAGETNSQGTEVDQNILDALLFNTSRIGHGFALTRHPVAKEWSRKDGVAVEVCPISNQVLKLVKDLRNHPAAALMSENHPVVISSDDPAIFGAFGLSYDFYEAFVGLGGMRSHVGSLKQLAINSIRYSSLTPEQKEKALSLWQRRWDKFVSENAF from the exons ATGGCAGCCCTGCTACAGCGACCCCACGCGGCTGTGCTCTGTTTGTCGATGCTCTACTTGACCGGTGGCATGTCCATCCCGGACCCCAAGCAGAGAGAGGCTCTAATAAAGCAGGAGTCCTCCATGCAGACAGGTGGGCAGCAGGTGTTGACTGACGCCGAACAGCGTCTGAATGCTCGGctgttaaaaatgaaacaagaCGAGATGGAAAGAGAGGAATTTCCTCCTGCTATGCACTTCTTCAAGGCCAGGGAACTCATCAGGAACAGTCCCATCTTCAAGCTGCTGCAGAAAATGCCTAAAG GTGGAGCTCTACATCTCCATGACTTCTCCATGGTAGATGTAGAATGGCTGGTGAAGAACGCGACCTATCGGCCACATTGCTATATTTGCTTTACTAGCCGGTCCGTCAGATTCATCTTCTCGTCTCAGCAACCGAAACCTCTGCCAAATTGCTCTTCTTGGGCCCTGCTGGAAAGCCTCAGGGCCAAGACTGTGAACACCACAGATCTTGACAACAG CATCATGGGCAACCTGACGCTCTTCACTGATAAGGATCCAGAGGCAGTGTACCCCACTCAGACTGTGGTGTGGAGTATATTTGAAGAGACCTTCCAGGCAGCGTATGGTCTGGTTACTTATGCTCCTGTGTTCAAAGACTATTTCTACCAGGGCCTCAGCCAGTTCTACATGGACAATGTTATGTATCTTGAACTTCGCGCTATACTTCCAGAG ATATATGATTTGGATGGCCGCACTTATGACAAGGCCTGGACTTTGAAGACCTGCCAGGACATCTCAAGGCAGTTTGTAGCAAACCATCCTGACTTTTTTGGCGTGAGAATCATCTTTACTGCCAAAAG GACAATAAACACTAACACAATGCTTAAAGTTGTGGAGGAGGCTATGGAGCTGTACAGAGACTTTCCTGATATCATGGCTGGTTTTGATCTG GTGGGTTGGGAGGATGGCGGGAGACCCCTGTGGTATTACAGAGATGCCTTGTCGCTCCCTGTAGAGAGAGGGGTCccacttcctttctttttccatGCTGGAGAGACAA ATTCTCAGGGTACGGAAGTAGATCAGAACATATTGGATGCTCTTCTCTTTAATACGTCACGCATTGGACATGGATTTGCACTAACGCGCCATCCAGTCGCCAAAGAGTGGTCTAGAAAAGATGGGGTTGCTGTGGAGGTGTGCCCCATCTCCAACCAG GTGTTGAAGTTGGTCAAAGACTTGCGAAACCATCCAGCTGCTGCACTAATGTCTGAAAACCACCCGGTTGTCATCAGCTCCGATGACCCCGCCATATTTGGTGCATTTGGCCTCTCTTATGACTTCTATGAAGCTTTCGTTGGTTTGGGGGGCATGCGTTCCCATGTAGGCTCCCTTAAACAGCTGGCCATAAACTCTATCAG gtaTAGTTCTTTGACTCCCGAGCAAAAGGAGAAAGCACTGTCTCTGTGGCAGAGAAGATGGGATAAGTTTGTCTCTGAAAATGCCTTTTAG